One Dictyoglomus thermophilum H-6-12 DNA window includes the following coding sequences:
- a CDS encoding alpha-L-rhamnosidase: MKSSNIYSPFDLKCEFTTNPLGVDKKNPIFSWKLRHLEKNEKQTAYQVIVSSSLETINDNIGDVWDTGKVLSSEQVIKYEGKELEPCKVYFWKVRWWDSKDQESPFSVVNTFETGLMNEENWKAKWITKKEHKYEVYSPDGAPFGLNYTIAYAPMFRKSFSISKKIKRARVYIAGLGLYELYINGERIGDRVLDPGQTDYKKRVLYTVYDVSKNIRDGKNAIGVILGNGRYVKEYGYDFPKLIIQVLVEYEDDSIEWIVSDESWKTTYGPITLNSLYHGEIYDGRKEIKGWNLPDFDDSTWENAILAEPPGGKLYSEIYPPIRITKTIKPIKMWSPEPGTYVYDFGQNYTGWIKIKVRTNESGKEIRIRHAELTYEDGTLNYSTNRTALATDVYITKGEGYEEYEPRFTYHGFRYVEILGYPGVPTLEDIEGKVVHTAVESNGEFICSNELINKIHHNIIWGQLSNLMSIPTDCPQRDERMGWMGDAQLSAEEAIFNFDMIGFYRKYLNDIRDAQKENGSLSDVIPPYWSIYPGDPAWSTAYITIAWYLYQYYGDKYVLEEHYEGFKKYVEFLKKLAPDYIVSFYKYGDWCQPGTVRPKDNSGELTSTFYFYHDVITLSKIAKLLGKEADYKYYSELADKIKSAFNKKFLKEKAYASIPTELSEENVKALLEKYPEDIKDFLRQQFTILSSLGMFTSQTLNTLPLYLNLVPEDKVQDVLKTLLEDIIIRHDYHLDTGIVATRYIFDVLTSYGYDEVAYKIVNQKTYPSFGYMIEEGATTLWERWEKLTSTGMNSHNHIMFGSVDAWFYRVIAGVRVGEPGWNKIIFEPHPVGDLKYAKARLNTIKGEVEINWQKTENIFSMRISVPVNSEGEVHVPKLFERFVVKEGDNIIYEKKGDLEENEKYIVIRVGSGSYNFYMEKI; the protein is encoded by the coding sequence ATGAAGTCAAGTAATATTTACTCACCCTTTGATCTGAAATGTGAATTTACTACGAATCCTTTAGGCGTAGACAAGAAGAATCCTATATTTTCATGGAAATTAAGACATTTAGAGAAGAACGAAAAACAAACTGCATATCAAGTAATCGTTTCTAGTTCATTGGAGACAATAAATGATAACATTGGGGATGTCTGGGATACAGGAAAAGTATTATCATCTGAGCAAGTAATTAAGTATGAGGGAAAAGAGTTAGAACCTTGTAAAGTTTATTTTTGGAAAGTTAGATGGTGGGATAGTAAAGATCAGGAAAGTCCTTTCAGTGTAGTTAATACTTTTGAAACTGGGCTTATGAATGAAGAAAATTGGAAAGCAAAATGGATAACCAAAAAGGAACATAAGTATGAAGTTTATTCTCCAGATGGGGCTCCTTTCGGCTTAAATTATACAATAGCTTATGCTCCTATGTTTAGGAAAAGTTTCAGTATTTCTAAAAAAATAAAAAGAGCAAGAGTTTATATAGCGGGTTTAGGGCTCTACGAACTTTATATTAATGGAGAGAGAATTGGGGATAGAGTCCTTGATCCTGGGCAGACTGATTATAAGAAGAGAGTCCTTTATACTGTTTATGATGTCTCAAAAAATATAAGAGATGGTAAGAATGCTATTGGGGTTATCTTAGGAAACGGAAGGTATGTGAAGGAATATGGTTATGATTTTCCCAAATTAATAATACAAGTTCTTGTTGAGTATGAAGATGATTCTATTGAATGGATTGTAAGTGATGAATCTTGGAAAACGACTTATGGACCTATTACTTTAAACAGTTTATATCATGGAGAGATATATGATGGTAGAAAGGAAATAAAAGGATGGAATTTGCCAGATTTTGATGATTCTACGTGGGAGAATGCAATATTAGCAGAACCTCCTGGAGGCAAACTATATTCCGAGATTTACCCACCTATAAGAATAACAAAAACTATTAAACCTATAAAAATGTGGAGTCCAGAACCTGGCACTTATGTTTATGATTTTGGACAAAACTATACTGGATGGATAAAAATAAAAGTAAGAACTAACGAGTCAGGAAAAGAAATAAGAATAAGGCATGCTGAGTTGACCTATGAGGATGGTACCTTAAACTATTCAACAAATAGAACTGCTCTTGCAACAGATGTTTATATCACTAAAGGAGAAGGATACGAAGAATATGAACCAAGATTTACATATCATGGGTTTAGATATGTAGAAATATTAGGGTATCCTGGTGTTCCTACCTTGGAAGATATAGAAGGAAAAGTGGTTCACACAGCGGTAGAATCTAACGGAGAATTTATATGTTCTAATGAGTTAATAAATAAAATTCATCACAATATTATCTGGGGACAGCTTAGTAACTTGATGAGTATCCCTACGGACTGTCCACAAAGAGATGAAAGAATGGGATGGATGGGGGATGCTCAGCTTTCTGCAGAAGAAGCTATTTTTAATTTTGACATGATAGGTTTCTATAGAAAATATCTAAATGATATTAGAGATGCTCAAAAAGAAAATGGTAGTTTATCTGATGTCATACCACCTTATTGGAGCATATATCCTGGTGATCCTGCTTGGAGCACTGCATATATTACTATAGCCTGGTATTTATATCAGTACTATGGAGATAAATATGTTCTTGAGGAACACTATGAAGGATTCAAGAAATATGTAGAGTTTTTGAAAAAATTGGCACCAGATTACATAGTTAGTTTCTATAAATATGGTGATTGGTGTCAACCCGGGACAGTAAGACCTAAGGATAATTCAGGAGAACTAACTTCTACTTTTTATTTTTATCATGATGTCATTACTTTGTCAAAGATAGCAAAACTGTTAGGTAAAGAGGCGGATTATAAATATTATTCAGAACTTGCTGATAAGATAAAGAGCGCCTTTAATAAGAAGTTTCTAAAAGAAAAGGCTTATGCGTCTATTCCAACAGAGTTGAGTGAAGAAAATGTAAAAGCACTCTTAGAAAAGTATCCTGAAGATATAAAAGACTTTCTGAGGCAACAATTTACTATTTTATCGTCTTTAGGGATGTTTACAAGTCAGACTTTGAATACTCTGCCTCTATATTTAAATCTTGTTCCTGAAGATAAGGTGCAAGATGTTTTAAAGACATTATTAGAGGATATTATTATTAGACATGATTATCATCTTGATACAGGAATTGTTGCTACAAGATATATATTTGATGTTCTAACTAGTTATGGGTATGACGAGGTGGCTTATAAAATAGTTAATCAAAAAACATATCCGAGTTTTGGATATATGATCGAAGAGGGTGCTACAACTTTATGGGAAAGATGGGAGAAATTAACATCTACAGGTATGAATTCTCATAATCATATTATGTTTGGTAGTGTAGATGCTTGGTTCTATAGAGTTATTGCTGGAGTAAGAGTAGGAGAGCCAGGGTGGAATAAAATAATATTTGAGCCTCATCCAGTTGGAGATCTAAAGTACGCCAAGGCGAGATTAAATACCATTAAAGGGGAAGTGGAGATAAATTGGCAGAAAACTGAAAATATATTTAGTATGAGGATATCTGTACCAGTGAACTCTGAGGGAGAAGTGCATGTACCTAAGTTGTTTGAGAGATTTGTAGTGAAAGAAGGAGATAATATAATTTATGAAAAAAAGGGTGATCTTGAAGAAAATGAGAAGTATATAGTCATAAGAGTTGGATCCGGATCATACAACTTTTATATGGAAAAGATATAA
- a CDS encoding LacI family DNA-binding transcriptional regulator, with protein sequence MVTIKDVAKKAGVSVMTVSRVINGSKNVKESTREKVLRAIEELGYVPNSVARSLILNKTLTIGLVISDITNPFFTTIARGVEDTAISKHFTVILCNTDEDPEKEMMYAEVLARSKVDGVIYASASGKKAPLKSLFLKKIPIVLIDRTIEGVNDLDIVRGDSVLGAYLLTKHLIDLGHRRIGIIVGSHFISTARDRIEGYKKALNEANIPIDESLIKINENSKFSKEDGYRLTKELLNLENPPTAIFGGNNLMAVGALLAIRERGLEIPEDISLVSFDDIESLSEVYPFLTVVKQPAYTMGVIATEILIRRIENRDKIKEKREILLTPELIIRKSTAPPKRKI encoded by the coding sequence TTGGTCACCATAAAAGATGTGGCTAAAAAAGCAGGGGTTTCAGTGATGACCGTATCCCGAGTTATTAATGGGAGTAAGAATGTAAAGGAAAGTACTCGGGAGAAGGTTTTGAGGGCGATCGAAGAGTTAGGTTATGTTCCTAATTCAGTAGCAAGGAGTCTTATTTTAAATAAAACTTTAACTATAGGACTTGTAATATCAGATATAACAAACCCATTTTTTACAACCATTGCAAGGGGAGTTGAGGATACTGCAATTTCTAAACATTTTACTGTTATCCTTTGTAATACTGACGAAGATCCAGAAAAAGAAATGATGTATGCTGAGGTTTTAGCTAGGAGTAAAGTTGATGGGGTTATTTATGCCTCTGCCTCTGGCAAAAAAGCTCCTTTAAAATCTTTATTTTTAAAAAAGATTCCTATTGTTTTAATTGATAGAACTATAGAAGGCGTAAATGACTTAGATATTGTAAGAGGAGACAGTGTTTTAGGGGCTTACCTTCTTACTAAACATTTAATTGATTTAGGACATAGAAGAATTGGAATTATTGTAGGAAGTCATTTTATTTCAACAGCAAGGGACAGAATAGAAGGATATAAAAAAGCTCTTAATGAGGCAAATATACCGATAGATGAATCATTAATTAAGATCAATGAAAACTCTAAGTTTTCTAAAGAGGATGGCTATAGATTAACTAAGGAACTTTTGAATTTGGAAAATCCTCCTACTGCCATTTTTGGAGGAAACAACCTTATGGCTGTAGGAGCACTTCTTGCGATAAGAGAAAGAGGATTAGAGATACCTGAAGATATCTCTCTTGTCTCTTTTGATGATATTGAAAGTTTATCAGAAGTCTATCCTTTTTTAACGGTTGTTAAACAACCTGCTTATACTATGGGGGTTATTGCTACGGAGATTTTAATAAGGAGAATAGAGAACAGAGATAAAATTAAGGAAAAAAGAGAGATACTTCTTACCCCTGAGTTAATCATAAGAAAGTCAACTGCTCCACCCAAAAGAAAAATATAG